From a single Actinomycetota bacterium genomic region:
- a CDS encoding DUF3298 domain-containing protein: protein MPKKFTVIVAILVLALILTITDCTLSSVPDPADGQKIGSGTEIQAPAPVLENDSKSKTNADFANHSAIEYISDIAGISLIYPQNKVFLSSSKYISNPNHKLNLVIEENKLENIIDKSKAREEKESLQQEEFSLVDQLAFQPSKKIYEKGQIKIKEYIIFSKGNPYLTAFERKAIFFTKGCRVEIALSLPAEPITDSMENYFAYDTSGQSSVPKWDTGQQQNLYQDLVRGQAPRPVQEWYDTFDALIDSLQLDGQDKNSTGYSQVVGKTLYEQHSPYPYQVTVFYPQLLPLTFPQAPVNDVIVNDILEMAIGDFKSIINQNQELGTDGSTLGNSLSVDYSLLEFNPVFTSILFYVYHYTGGAHGMQYFDTINYSFHDNRIFGLDDLFRPGFDYLKFLSDYCFEDLKIQMQMDEQNFLPEISWIKEGSAPIRENYSNILITKEAIIVKFLPYQVASYAAGEFTVSIPYSQFEEHIDKKGIASHIFTGNSY from the coding sequence ATGCCTAAAAAGTTTACAGTTATAGTAGCCATATTGGTTTTAGCTTTGATATTAACCATTACCGATTGCACTCTTTCTTCAGTCCCGGATCCTGCTGATGGTCAAAAAATAGGCTCCGGGACTGAAATTCAAGCACCAGCCCCGGTTTTAGAAAATGATTCCAAATCAAAAACAAATGCTGATTTTGCAAACCACAGCGCTATTGAGTATATTTCTGACATTGCAGGTATTTCCTTGATTTACCCCCAAAATAAAGTTTTTTTAAGCTCCAGTAAATATATAAGCAACCCTAACCATAAACTTAATCTGGTAATAGAGGAAAATAAACTAGAAAACATCATAGATAAAAGCAAAGCCAGGGAAGAAAAGGAAAGCCTGCAGCAGGAAGAATTTAGCTTAGTAGATCAGTTAGCCTTCCAGCCCTCTAAAAAAATTTATGAAAAAGGACAAATAAAAATAAAGGAATATATAATTTTTTCTAAAGGCAATCCTTACCTGACCGCTTTTGAAAGGAAAGCTATTTTCTTTACTAAGGGATGCCGGGTAGAGATTGCACTTTCCCTGCCGGCAGAACCGATAACCGATTCCATGGAAAATTATTTTGCTTATGACACCTCAGGTCAAAGCTCAGTACCTAAATGGGATACAGGGCAACAGCAAAATTTATATCAGGACCTGGTAAGAGGCCAGGCTCCCCGGCCAGTACAGGAATGGTATGATACTTTCGATGCATTGATAGATTCACTTCAACTAGATGGCCAAGATAAAAACAGTACCGGCTATAGCCAGGTAGTAGGAAAGACTCTATATGAGCAACATTCTCCATATCCGTACCAGGTCACAGTATTTTATCCCCAACTTTTACCTTTAACCTTCCCCCAGGCCCCAGTCAATGATGTAATTGTTAATGATATCTTAGAAATGGCGATAGGTGATTTTAAAAGCATAATTAATCAAAACCAAGAATTGGGCACTGACGGCAGCACCCTGGGTAATTCGCTTTCTGTGGATTATTCACTGCTTGAATTTAATCCGGTATTTACTTCCATCCTATTCTATGTTTACCACTACACCGGTGGAGCACACGGTATGCAATATTTTGATACCATCAATTACAGCTTCCATGACAACAGAATTTTTGGTTTAGATGATCTGTTTAGGCCTGGCTTTGATTATCTTAAATTTTTATCAGATTATTGTTTTGAGGATCTAAAAATACAGATGCAGATGGATGAACAAAACTTCCTGCCGGAAATTAGCTGGATAAAAGAAGGAAGTGCTCCCATCAGGGAAAATTATTCTAATATATTAATTACCAAAGAAGCGATTATAGTTAAATTCCTGCCCTACCAGGTCGCCTCTTATGCTGCCGGAGAATTTACGGTAAGCATTCCCTATAGCCAATTTGAAGAACATATAGATAAAAAAGGGATAGCTTCCCATATCTTTACT
- a CDS encoding SAM-dependent methyltransferase, giving the protein MTSLPNSKIEPASFRDPSGFLFTYQGKIYRQVNNSYKQDYDLLMTSGLYQKLTELGLLIPHQEAGIAPAIPGKAYKIIEPEPIPFISYPYEWCFGQLKEAALVTLTIQKIAMDYGMTLKDCSAYNIQFKGCSPVFIDTLSFEKYRPGQIWVPYRQACQHFIAPLALMCYRDIRLNQLLRINLDGIPLDLASELLPWSTRFNFPLLSHIHLHAKSQKHFADKKVEVGKRKISKLAFMGLTESLLSLVKKLKVKGLGTEWADYYQDTNYSKKAFNHKQKIVEDMLIPTNSATLWDFGANDGLFSRIGSSKKIYTISMDMDYGAVEKNYSRGKANKEAFILPLLMDLSNPSPGNGWENKERKSLAERGPADTILALALIHHLAISNNLPLGKIASLFRHCCRYLIIEFVPKDDSQVKRLLATREDIFSNYHQQAFEHEFSQYFIIKGAEAIADSKRTVYLMENKETPV; this is encoded by the coding sequence GTGACCAGTCTCCCAAACAGTAAAATAGAGCCCGCTTCCTTCAGGGATCCCAGTGGTTTTCTATTTACCTATCAAGGTAAAATTTACCGGCAAGTAAACAATTCCTATAAGCAGGATTATGACTTGTTAATGACGTCTGGCCTGTACCAGAAGCTAACAGAACTGGGATTGCTGATTCCTCATCAAGAAGCAGGGATTGCTCCGGCAATCCCCGGTAAAGCTTATAAGATAATTGAACCGGAACCCATACCTTTTATTTCCTACCCCTATGAGTGGTGCTTTGGTCAGCTTAAAGAGGCTGCCCTGGTTACTTTGACCATACAAAAGATAGCAATGGATTATGGTATGACCCTAAAAGATTGCAGTGCCTATAACATACAGTTTAAGGGTTGCAGTCCGGTGTTTATAGATACCTTGTCCTTTGAAAAATACAGGCCAGGGCAGATATGGGTTCCTTACCGGCAGGCCTGCCAGCATTTTATTGCCCCCCTGGCCCTGATGTGTTACAGGGATATTAGGTTAAACCAGCTGCTGAGGATTAATCTGGACGGAATTCCTTTGGATTTAGCCAGTGAATTGCTTCCCTGGAGCACCAGGTTTAATTTTCCCCTGCTGTCCCATATCCACCTTCATGCTAAAAGCCAAAAACATTTTGCCGATAAAAAAGTAGAGGTAGGCAAACGTAAAATAAGCAAATTGGCATTTATGGGGTTAACCGAAAGCCTGCTTTCATTGGTTAAAAAATTAAAAGTAAAAGGATTGGGAACGGAGTGGGCTGATTATTACCAGGATACCAATTATTCTAAAAAAGCATTTAACCATAAACAGAAGATTGTAGAAGACATGCTAATCCCAACCAATTCTGCTACCCTCTGGGATTTTGGAGCCAATGACGGTTTGTTTAGCAGAATAGGAAGCAGTAAAAAGATTTATACTATATCCATGGATATGGATTATGGAGCGGTGGAAAAAAATTATAGCAGAGGCAAGGCAAACAAAGAAGCCTTCATTTTACCCCTGTTAATGGACCTGTCCAACCCTTCGCCAGGAAATGGATGGGAAAATAAAGAAAGAAAATCCCTGGCGGAGAGAGGACCGGCAGATACCATACTGGCCCTGGCCCTAATCCACCACTTGGCTATTTCCAATAATCTGCCTTTGGGTAAAATTGCCTCCCTTTTTAGACATTGCTGCCGTTACCTGATAATCGAATTTGTGCCCAAGGACGACTCCCAGGTAAAAAGGTTATTGGCTACCAGGGAAGATATTTTTTCCAATTATCACCAGCAGGCATTTGAACATGAATTTAGCCAATATTTTATCATTAAAGGGGCAGAGGCTATAGCAGATTCAAAAAGAACTGTATATCTTATGGAAAACAAGGAAACACCGGTATGA
- a CDS encoding methylenetetrahydrofolate reductase yields MAEKNAPQPGTFQKSLDEGKFTITCEIGPPKGVNVQEIYDTANLLKGLVDGINVTDLQSSVMRLGSLATCHLLTDMGLDPIFQLTCRDRNRLALQSDLLSAYVLGIRNILALTGDHVSVGDHPESKPVNDLDSVSLLWTAGRLEQGYDIAGNPLDGSPSFFKGAVVNPGADTEPALELQLIKMKKKIEMGAQFFQTQAIFEADVFEKFMERVHQLKLEVPVMAGVILLKSDKMANYMNKFVPGIFVPPSIMDKMAQSQDKVTTCLEILVDLINKIKPVCAGIHIQALGWEKHVPRLLEMLGIEKK; encoded by the coding sequence ATGGCAGAAAAAAATGCTCCCCAACCAGGTACTTTTCAAAAATCATTGGATGAAGGTAAATTTACCATAACCTGTGAAATAGGACCTCCCAAGGGAGTTAATGTACAAGAAATTTATGATACTGCAAACTTGCTCAAAGGTCTGGTAGACGGAATAAATGTTACTGATCTCCAAAGCTCAGTAATGAGGCTGGGTTCCCTGGCTACCTGCCACTTATTAACAGATATGGGGCTGGATCCCATATTTCAGTTAACCTGCAGGGACCGTAACCGCCTAGCCCTTCAATCCGATTTGCTAAGCGCTTATGTATTAGGGATAAGAAATATACTGGCTCTTACTGGAGACCATGTTTCAGTGGGAGACCATCCGGAATCCAAACCGGTAAATGACCTGGATTCAGTCTCCCTGTTATGGACAGCCGGCAGGCTGGAACAGGGTTATGATATTGCTGGAAACCCATTGGACGGAAGCCCCTCCTTCTTTAAGGGAGCAGTGGTAAACCCCGGTGCTGATACTGAACCTGCATTGGAGCTTCAACTGATTAAGATGAAAAAGAAAATTGAAATGGGCGCTCAATTTTTCCAAACCCAGGCTATCTTTGAAGCAGATGTTTTTGAAAAATTCATGGAAAGGGTTCACCAGCTAAAGTTGGAGGTACCGGTAATGGCCGGAGTGATATTACTTAAGTCTGATAAAATGGCCAATTACATGAACAAGTTTGTACCCGGTATTTTTGTACCTCCTTCCATTATGGATAAGATGGCACAATCCCAGGACAAGGTAACTACCTGCCTGGAAATCCTAGTGGACCTTATAAATAAGATAAAACCTGTGTGTGCCGGAATCCATATACAAGCTCTGGGATGGGAGAAACATGTACCCCGTCTCTTGGAAATGTTGGGAATAGAAAAAAAATAA